The Pseudodesulfovibrio sp. zrk46 genome contains a region encoding:
- a CDS encoding PEP-utilizing enzyme encodes MNEMLFASKAKTLLFLQDTTDLCVPEVTSVSARDWLTDAASVVRQIVDNHPGKSFAVRSSSSMEDTACFSGAGAFTSLLEVKGTPEDLRRAINTVFDSYGLADVSNEEVLVQPMVSDIVVSGVIMTKSLTDGAPYYVINYDDESGRTDTITGGTGVNKTVSVYHSPPDDCFDSDRVKKLFEFAQKVERECGRGCLDIEFGMDKDGTVHLFQVRPICATHNWAPETEELVSTNISHVVSFLESYFQPKPGLYGDQAILGVMPDWNPAEMIGLTPYPLASSLYKNLITRRVWSSAREYMGYRAMPAHELMVLIAGRPYIDVRASFNSFIPDGVDDDVAEMLTNAWLSRLSDKPELHDKVEFDIVQTTMDFRFEQNLDERYPGLLSSEQRRMFKDALADLTLRNLDLGETGSMARAEQAISRLYTWQRNREAVDKSYLANIANRLEECRHYGTLPFSILARHGFIAEALLRTAVSRGALAQERVAAMKASIETISGVMSADFAKVQQGLESEERFIAEYGHLRPATYDILSPCYANRSHLFDYEKAIDAPHSSKPFAFTPVEASQLSMLLAEAGLGDVKPEMLVEYVRRAISGREFAKFVFTRNISEVLEMLARWGCQYDFSREDLAFLSIEDVVGWNSTSLLCDPQAYFVKNIREGQELHQIGQGLQLGYLIRSANDVYVVPQHRSAPNFIGSGCIEAPVVALTAQSSCDVKLKGRIVCIENADPGYDWIFTRDIAGLVTKFGGANSHMAIRCAEYGIPAAIGVGDKLFIESVEADRALLNVDGRTLKGTR; translated from the coding sequence ATGAACGAGATGCTGTTTGCCTCTAAAGCAAAAACCCTTTTGTTTTTGCAGGATACGACTGATCTTTGCGTTCCGGAGGTCACTTCTGTTTCCGCACGAGATTGGCTAACTGACGCAGCGTCTGTAGTTCGTCAGATTGTTGACAACCACCCCGGCAAGAGCTTCGCTGTCCGTAGCTCCAGCTCAATGGAAGATACTGCCTGTTTTTCTGGTGCCGGAGCCTTTACCTCGCTGCTGGAGGTGAAAGGAACCCCTGAAGATCTGCGCCGTGCCATCAACACGGTATTCGATTCCTACGGTCTTGCCGATGTGTCGAACGAAGAAGTTCTGGTGCAGCCCATGGTCAGCGACATCGTGGTCAGTGGTGTGATCATGACCAAGAGCCTTACGGATGGCGCCCCCTATTATGTCATCAATTATGATGACGAGTCTGGCCGTACCGACACCATCACCGGTGGGACGGGCGTCAACAAGACAGTCTCTGTCTATCATTCGCCGCCCGACGACTGTTTTGACTCCGATCGCGTGAAGAAGCTGTTCGAGTTCGCTCAGAAGGTTGAGCGAGAATGCGGGCGTGGCTGTCTTGATATCGAGTTTGGCATGGACAAAGACGGTACGGTGCATCTCTTTCAGGTGCGCCCCATCTGCGCCACCCACAACTGGGCACCGGAGACCGAAGAGCTGGTCAGCACCAATATTTCCCATGTGGTCTCTTTCCTTGAGTCGTACTTCCAGCCCAAGCCCGGCCTCTACGGTGATCAGGCTATCCTCGGCGTCATGCCGGATTGGAATCCGGCCGAGATGATCGGGCTGACTCCGTATCCCCTTGCCAGCTCTCTCTACAAGAATTTGATTACTCGCCGCGTGTGGAGCAGCGCACGTGAGTACATGGGGTATCGGGCCATGCCCGCCCATGAACTCATGGTGCTTATCGCCGGTCGCCCTTATATTGATGTCCGTGCCAGCTTCAACTCCTTCATTCCTGACGGGGTGGACGATGACGTGGCCGAGATGTTGACCAATGCGTGGCTCTCACGCCTTTCGGACAAGCCGGAGCTGCACGACAAGGTCGAGTTCGACATCGTACAGACGACCATGGATTTTCGTTTTGAGCAGAACCTTGATGAGCGCTATCCCGGCCTGCTTTCCTCGGAGCAGCGCAGGATGTTCAAGGATGCTCTGGCAGATTTGACGTTGCGCAATCTCGATTTGGGCGAGACCGGCAGCATGGCGCGTGCCGAACAGGCGATCAGCCGACTCTATACCTGGCAACGGAATCGCGAGGCAGTGGACAAGTCCTATCTGGCCAATATCGCCAATCGACTTGAGGAGTGCCGTCACTACGGCACACTGCCGTTTTCGATTCTGGCCCGTCACGGCTTCATCGCCGAGGCCCTGCTGCGGACCGCCGTGTCTCGCGGAGCGTTGGCTCAAGAGCGTGTGGCGGCCATGAAAGCGAGCATTGAAACCATTTCCGGCGTCATGAGTGCAGATTTTGCCAAGGTGCAGCAGGGGTTGGAGAGCGAGGAGCGGTTCATCGCCGAATACGGCCATCTCCGTCCGGCCACCTATGATATCCTCTCACCTTGTTACGCGAATCGGTCCCACCTGTTCGACTATGAGAAGGCCATAGACGCCCCCCACAGCTCCAAGCCGTTTGCCTTTACTCCGGTGGAGGCCAGCCAGCTCTCCATGCTGCTTGCCGAAGCCGGGCTTGGTGACGTGAAACCGGAAATGCTGGTGGAATACGTGCGCAGGGCGATCAGTGGCAGGGAATTCGCGAAGTTCGTCTTTACCCGCAATATCTCCGAGGTGCTGGAGATGTTGGCCCGCTGGGGTTGTCAGTATGATTTTTCACGGGAAGATCTCGCCTTCCTGTCCATCGAGGACGTGGTGGGGTGGAACAGCACCAGCCTGCTCTGTGATCCTCAGGCGTATTTCGTCAAGAATATCCGTGAAGGCCAGGAATTGCATCAGATCGGGCAGGGACTCCAGCTCGGCTATCTGATCCGTTCAGCCAATGATGTCTATGTGGTGCCTCAACATCGCAGCGCACCCAACTTCATAGGCAGCGGGTGCATCGAAGCGCCCGTGGTTGCTTTGACTGCGCAGTCTTCCTGTGACGTCAAACTCAAGGGGCGCATCGTGTGTATCGAGAACGCCGATCCTGGGTATGATTGGATCTTCACGCGCGACATCGCGGGCCTGGTCACCAAGTTCGGTGGTGCCAATTCCCACATGGCCATCCGGTGCGCAGAGTATGGCATCCCGGCAGCCATTGGTGTTGGCGACAAATTGTTCATCGAATCCGTAGAGGCTGACCGTGCGCTCCTCAACGTCGACGGACGCACCCTCAAGGGGACACGTTGA
- a CDS encoding 6-hydroxymethylpterin diphosphokinase MptE-like protein — MMKCDESLTGGSDESVCAPSYLKRNPDTGRLYIDIFDPSVFDSAEFVEGGENADNNQPPQPDHELFVDIKAGLMTLSHKGGESFQSPLSLQTIHALYHRDDKEMFSNGLNLRISRKDITHPLGFEALLQVIMINAIFCVYPRVCSWSPWTSRLHSLHIDAETNFIRNAAYINRLNHVFTLSNRFAGQPILLALPGPSLDIDYIRKHRSAFTVVAAGRACQRLIEAEVYPDVAYIQDVNTPAWEKSFGSLGDKKIPTILIANPLGRIWKYHDNFQRVFKGWNLYPFERDVFPKIEEIAPSTTSGAYSLVRLLGGNPIVIAGNDCGDNVSSLEGVGVPESMTSLPYAVEGDHLIFSPVEQDQNMYLGFGDEFSVQTQNGYIAGAQWLKNRVMQDATEHGVDVYDFSHTRLCQFNTNIRDGVDFRPGYPVGAPALPAYTTNYDMVKYLRQKKSSYGFILRQLEKGIMPKAATRYPHTCVLTGTLIEQGNNVKTVPEDVLVAKENAESLIGHIDMALEQLGE; from the coding sequence ATGATGAAATGCGATGAATCCCTGACTGGGGGCAGTGACGAGAGCGTGTGCGCCCCTTCTTACCTTAAAAGGAATCCGGATACAGGACGGCTGTATATCGATATTTTCGACCCGAGCGTGTTCGACAGTGCCGAATTCGTGGAGGGTGGAGAGAATGCAGATAATAACCAGCCTCCACAACCGGACCATGAGCTCTTTGTAGATATCAAGGCCGGGCTCATGACGCTTTCCCACAAAGGGGGGGAGTCTTTTCAGTCTCCCTTGTCTTTGCAGACCATCCACGCCTTGTATCACCGTGATGACAAGGAGATGTTTAGCAATGGTCTGAATTTGCGTATATCCCGGAAGGACATCACTCATCCGTTGGGGTTTGAAGCGTTGCTTCAAGTGATCATGATAAATGCCATCTTTTGCGTTTACCCGAGAGTGTGCAGTTGGTCGCCCTGGACTTCCCGATTGCACAGCCTGCACATTGACGCGGAGACCAACTTTATCCGCAACGCCGCGTACATCAATCGTCTCAACCATGTGTTTACTCTTTCCAACAGGTTCGCCGGTCAACCTATTCTACTCGCTCTTCCTGGCCCCTCTCTGGACATTGACTACATTCGAAAGCATCGTTCCGCATTCACGGTTGTTGCTGCAGGGCGAGCCTGTCAGCGTCTCATCGAGGCAGAAGTCTACCCTGATGTTGCGTATATTCAGGATGTTAATACCCCCGCATGGGAAAAAAGCTTTGGGTCTCTTGGCGATAAGAAGATCCCAACAATCCTTATTGCCAATCCTTTGGGGCGGATCTGGAAGTATCATGACAATTTCCAGCGAGTGTTCAAAGGGTGGAATCTCTATCCCTTTGAACGAGATGTCTTTCCGAAGATCGAAGAAATAGCTCCGAGTACTACTTCCGGAGCCTACTCTCTTGTTCGTCTCCTTGGCGGCAACCCCATTGTTATTGCGGGTAATGATTGTGGCGACAACGTGTCTTCTCTGGAAGGAGTTGGCGTTCCCGAGTCCATGACCAGTCTGCCGTATGCCGTGGAGGGCGACCACTTGATCTTTTCTCCTGTGGAGCAAGATCAAAACATGTACCTAGGATTCGGTGATGAGTTCTCGGTGCAAACACAGAACGGATATATTGCAGGTGCGCAGTGGTTGAAGAACCGCGTCATGCAGGATGCAACTGAACATGGTGTTGATGTATATGATTTTTCACATACCCGGCTTTGTCAGTTCAATACCAATATTAGGGATGGTGTCGATTTTCGACCGGGATATCCGGTGGGAGCTCCTGCTCTGCCGGCATATACGACGAATTACGATATGGTGAAGTATCTTCGTCAGAAGAAGAGCAGTTACGGATTCATTTTGCGTCAATTGGAAAAGGGGATCATGCCCAAGGCTGCCACGCGTTACCCCCATACCTGTGTACTGACAGGAACGTTGATCGAGCAGGGTAACAACGTCAAAACCGTTCCGGAAGATGTACTCGTTGCAAAAGAGAACGCAGAGTCCTTAATTGGTCATATCGATATGGCTTTGGAACAACTGGGTGAGTGA